The following proteins are co-located in the Polystyrenella longa genome:
- a CDS encoding DUF1501 domain-containing protein → MSHESSSNSRRQFLANSTYGVASVALGSLLQQDKLLAAPAKPPLEQESFNLTQKTPVEPPRANAMISLFMQGGPSHHDLFDPKPEMQKWHMKPFPGKIKYDNAAQASSKIYATPWKFDKYGQSGMDVSELLPHFQEIVDDVTLIRSMHTGVNNHGQSIYALNSGRSLKGRPALGSWLTYGLGSETQNLPAYVALTDPTSLPVTGVDLWSNGFLPSIYQGTVVRSKEPRILNLDVPHHLKGNTQANYLNFLQEINQNHLKDRPGEHDLDARISSYELAARMQGSAREALDLSQETKATQEMYGIGQKETDEYGKRCLIARRLVERGVRCVQLFNRYQLWDHHGNILNLLPAHCRIVDQPSAALVKDLKQRGLLDSTIVHWGGEMGRLPVIQNEKSIGRDHNTYGFSQWMAGGGFKAGYTHGATDEWGHHAVEDVVNHYDYHATLLHLFGLDPYSFTFRNNGREQSLLDGQQGKVVNELLT, encoded by the coding sequence ATGTCACATGAATCCAGTAGTAACTCGCGTCGACAATTCTTGGCGAACAGTACCTATGGCGTGGCGAGCGTTGCCCTGGGAAGTCTGTTGCAACAGGACAAATTGCTGGCGGCACCAGCAAAACCGCCGCTGGAACAGGAATCGTTTAACCTGACACAGAAAACGCCAGTGGAACCGCCCCGAGCCAACGCGATGATCTCGCTGTTCATGCAGGGGGGGCCGAGCCACCACGATCTGTTCGACCCGAAACCGGAAATGCAGAAATGGCATATGAAGCCATTCCCGGGCAAAATTAAATACGACAACGCCGCTCAGGCGAGTTCCAAGATCTATGCGACTCCCTGGAAGTTCGACAAGTACGGTCAGAGTGGAATGGATGTCTCCGAACTCTTGCCGCATTTTCAGGAAATCGTTGACGATGTCACGTTGATCCGTTCGATGCACACTGGAGTGAACAATCATGGGCAATCGATCTATGCACTCAACTCGGGGCGTTCTCTCAAAGGGCGTCCGGCCCTCGGAAGTTGGCTGACCTATGGACTCGGCTCCGAAACGCAGAACCTGCCCGCCTATGTAGCGTTAACCGATCCGACCAGTCTCCCTGTGACAGGAGTTGATCTCTGGTCCAACGGGTTTCTCCCGTCGATTTACCAGGGGACTGTCGTTCGCTCCAAAGAACCGCGAATCCTCAATTTGGATGTTCCTCATCACCTCAAAGGAAATACTCAGGCGAACTATCTGAATTTCCTGCAGGAGATCAATCAGAATCATCTGAAGGATCGCCCGGGTGAACACGATTTGGATGCTCGAATCTCTTCGTATGAACTGGCTGCCCGTATGCAGGGTTCAGCTCGCGAAGCACTCGACCTCTCGCAGGAAACCAAAGCGACTCAGGAGATGTACGGTATCGGTCAGAAAGAGACAGACGAATATGGAAAACGCTGCTTGATCGCTCGGCGATTGGTCGAGCGAGGGGTTCGATGTGTCCAGCTCTTTAATCGGTATCAGTTATGGGATCACCACGGCAACATCCTTAACCTGCTTCCCGCACATTGCCGAATCGTCGATCAACCCAGTGCTGCTCTTGTTAAAGACTTGAAACAACGAGGACTGCTCGATTCCACCATTGTCCATTGGGGTGGTGAAATGGGCCGACTGCCGGTCATTCAGAATGAGAAGAGCATCGGACGCGACCACAATACCTACGGGTTTTCACAGTGGATGGCGGGGGGCGGATTCAAAGCGGGTTACACCCACGGAGCCACGGACGAATGGGGCCACCATGCCGTCGAAGACGTCGTCAATCACTACGATTACCACGCTACATTGCTGCATCTCTTCGGTCTCGATCCTTACAGCTTCACCTTTAGGAACAACGGTCGCGAACAGTCGCTCTTGGATGGGCAACAGGGTAAAGTGGTCAACGAGTTGCTGACCTGA
- a CDS encoding FxsA family protein, protein MILILFLLFTLVPVVELYLLFQLGSHTSPLFAIGVVILTGIIGAALARQEGAKALRRIQQELGSGKMPADSLTDGVMILVAGILLITPGMLTDVVGFSLLIPPIRRLMKIFAVKYFKTRIVMKTAQAGPNGWTTQTWSPGQRGATNSSTGPHDPDVIDAEFRYVKEEDPKISSHTPSSE, encoded by the coding sequence GTGATATTGATCCTGTTTTTATTATTCACCCTGGTCCCTGTGGTCGAGCTTTATTTGCTTTTCCAGTTAGGGTCCCATACCAGTCCCCTGTTCGCGATTGGAGTAGTGATTCTTACGGGAATCATCGGTGCCGCGCTGGCACGTCAGGAAGGAGCGAAAGCCCTCCGGCGGATTCAGCAGGAACTCGGTTCGGGCAAAATGCCGGCCGATTCTCTAACCGACGGTGTCATGATTCTCGTCGCGGGAATTCTACTAATCACTCCGGGCATGTTGACCGATGTTGTCGGGTTCAGCCTGCTTATCCCTCCGATTCGCCGCTTGATGAAAATCTTCGCGGTTAAGTATTTCAAAACCCGCATCGTCATGAAAACAGCTCAGGCAGGACCGAATGGTTGGACAACACAAACCTGGTCGCCCGGTCAACGCGGCGCAACGAATTCCTCAACTGGGCCACACGATCCTGACGTCATCGACGCCGAATTTCGGTACGTGAAAGAAGAAGATCCCAAAATCAGTTCTCACACTCCTTCATCAGAATGA
- a CDS encoding cellulase family glycosylhydrolase, with translation MRLILFCLFFSSQLSSVSNAGELDWIVVSKDGKSFEQQASGKPFVPWGLNYDRDTSGRLIEDYWSTEWATIESDFAEMKELGANVVRIHLQFGKFMKSPTEPNQPALDRLGKLIVLAEQTELYLDLTGLGCYHRQDVPDWYDQMGEVERWQAQAEFWKAVAKVGSTSRAIFCYNLMNEPVLPGDKKPADDWLGPAFAGKHYVQFLVLEMKGRSRMDVFQNWTGQMLAAIRQHDKRHLVTVGMVPWILDRPDENYGYINEESTTQLDFLALHLYPESGNNEKATETLKDFRALGKPVVIEETFPLHCTAEELGKFIEQSEADAAGWIGFYWGEYPENPTTRGDKLTKEWLELFQALQP, from the coding sequence ATGCGATTGATTTTGTTCTGTCTGTTTTTTTCCAGTCAATTAAGCTCAGTATCAAATGCGGGTGAACTCGATTGGATCGTCGTTTCAAAAGACGGAAAATCGTTCGAGCAGCAAGCCTCTGGCAAACCGTTCGTCCCTTGGGGTTTAAACTATGATCGCGACACCAGCGGTCGATTGATAGAAGACTATTGGAGCACAGAGTGGGCAACCATTGAGTCAGACTTCGCCGAGATGAAAGAACTGGGGGCGAACGTCGTTCGAATTCATTTGCAATTCGGTAAATTTATGAAGAGCCCCACGGAACCGAATCAACCTGCGCTTGACCGTTTGGGAAAGTTGATTGTCCTGGCAGAGCAAACGGAACTCTATCTCGATCTAACGGGCCTGGGTTGCTACCACCGGCAGGATGTCCCGGACTGGTACGATCAGATGGGAGAAGTGGAACGCTGGCAGGCACAGGCCGAGTTCTGGAAAGCTGTCGCCAAGGTCGGATCCACCAGTCGCGCCATCTTCTGTTACAACCTGATGAACGAACCTGTTCTTCCCGGCGATAAAAAGCCCGCAGACGATTGGCTCGGTCCCGCGTTTGCGGGCAAACATTATGTGCAGTTCCTCGTTCTGGAGATGAAAGGGCGATCCCGAATGGATGTCTTTCAGAACTGGACCGGACAAATGCTTGCCGCGATCCGCCAGCACGATAAGCGGCATCTTGTGACAGTCGGAATGGTTCCCTGGATTCTTGATCGACCCGATGAAAACTACGGTTACATCAACGAAGAATCAACAACGCAACTCGACTTCCTCGCTCTGCATCTCTACCCCGAAAGCGGCAATAATGAAAAGGCCACCGAGACCTTAAAAGACTTCCGCGCACTCGGTAAACCAGTGGTGATTGAAGAGACGTTCCCCTTGCACTGTACTGCAGAGGAACTGGGCAAATTCATCGAGCAATCAGAAGCGGATGCCGCAGGGTGGATCGGTTTTTACTGGGGCGAATATCCGGAAAACCCCACGACTCGAGGTGACAAGCTGACGAAGGAGTGGTTGGAGTTGTTTCAGGCACTTCAACCCTAA
- a CDS encoding NRAMP family divalent metal transporter, with protein sequence MSTPDDSTPATSPRKVSILSSLGPAIITASVVLGPGSIVSASKLGNTYGFSMTWVVLLAVVLMICMTALSARLGVVLEKSLCEELKVRAGRPLAILAGVSVFLICACFQYSNNLGILLAVEPLMENVSPTFSISVIVALNVFIIAVLWGLKSLYGHIETLMKILVAMMTIAFAINLGCALLIPAEEAPAEAAVAAAEVVAETPAPSPITLVTIIAMFATTFSVAGAFYQSYLVREKGWTIANIRQGFVDSTLGITVLGLITLMVMSTSAIVLHGKAGIELNSAADVALALEPAFGKFAVIIFCLGIFAGAFSSFLVNSMIGGAMLSDGFGLGYHIDKTWPKVFTTIALLTGMSVAVYVKSQDLPKPANLIVFAQSVTVIANPVLAAALLWLATRKDLIGNRKIPTWLKIMAVIGLIVAIGFAYRTLSGLLGS encoded by the coding sequence ATGAGCACGCCCGACGATTCCACCCCCGCCACGTCTCCTCGAAAAGTCAGTATTCTCTCCAGCCTTGGCCCGGCGATCATTACCGCCTCGGTGGTGCTGGGCCCGGGAAGTATTGTCTCAGCCTCCAAACTGGGGAATACTTACGGATTTTCGATGACGTGGGTCGTCCTGCTGGCCGTGGTGCTGATGATCTGCATGACAGCCCTCTCGGCCCGGTTGGGCGTGGTTCTGGAGAAAAGTCTCTGCGAAGAACTGAAAGTACGGGCGGGACGTCCGCTGGCGATTCTCGCCGGGGTCTCCGTTTTTCTGATTTGCGCCTGCTTCCAATACTCAAACAACCTCGGCATTCTATTGGCGGTCGAACCGCTGATGGAGAATGTCAGCCCGACTTTTTCGATCTCTGTCATCGTCGCGTTAAACGTGTTTATTATCGCCGTGCTATGGGGCTTAAAGTCGCTGTACGGGCACATCGAAACGTTGATGAAAATTCTCGTCGCCATGATGACGATTGCCTTTGCCATTAACCTGGGTTGCGCTTTGTTGATTCCCGCAGAAGAAGCGCCTGCTGAAGCCGCTGTAGCGGCAGCAGAAGTCGTGGCGGAAACTCCTGCTCCATCGCCCATCACCCTGGTGACGATCATCGCCATGTTCGCCACCACGTTTTCTGTCGCCGGTGCCTTCTACCAGAGTTATCTGGTTCGTGAAAAAGGCTGGACCATCGCCAATATCAGACAGGGATTTGTTGACTCGACTTTGGGCATTACGGTTCTGGGACTGATCACGCTCATGGTCATGTCCACCTCCGCAATTGTGCTGCACGGTAAGGCGGGAATCGAACTCAATAGTGCCGCCGACGTCGCCTTGGCACTCGAACCTGCCTTCGGGAAATTTGCGGTGATCATTTTCTGCCTGGGAATTTTCGCCGGGGCTTTCAGCTCGTTCCTGGTGAACTCTATGATTGGGGGGGCGATGCTTTCCGATGGATTCGGACTCGGTTATCACATCGATAAAACCTGGCCAAAAGTCTTCACCACAATCGCGCTATTAACCGGCATGAGTGTCGCCGTCTATGTAAAATCGCAGGACTTACCTAAGCCTGCCAACCTGATTGTCTTCGCTCAATCCGTGACTGTCATAGCCAACCCGGTACTCGCCGCCGCCCTGCTCTGGCTTGCGACCCGCAAAGACCTGATCGGCAATCGCAAGATCCCCACGTGGCTGAAAATCATGGCGGTGATTGGATTGATCGTAGCCATTGGTTTCGCTTATCGCACGTTGAGTGGACTGCTCGGCAGCTAA
- a CDS encoding TIGR03545 family protein → MRWSYLLSRAVLLGLFWAMFVFVIDPLLQRGVVWGGKAVFQAEVEVDDLDTGFFPPEIALTKVAVANTIKPDHNLFEFDSADIKLDAWGVARKKLIVEEGNLTGLKWDRPRDKSGELDELIDWEWKSIEVLKQAALNRSEAWMKEVISKTKGELDPNQLESVRLAKELQEEWKTRFDDLETRMRKVEEDYKQIKRNIDFADKNPVQKVKTYAQSAQEADRLLNEIQSIQQELKQLPQQAESDFQKVELARLRDQERLKKKLDFVRLDPTAISEAMLGEELAGHLQSALEWGRWVQQNFPNTDPPEPERMRGTTVEFVIAEPLPSVLIRKLNLTGELYYQQQPEPFVGILQGWTTEPKVYGKPLEIELSSQGSLQLVLHGTIDQRSDETVSRIALRFQAPIPPEQMFGDPKEFAITLAAQSSSIEATLLLKGEQASGEILLTQAPVEIKGFSADPKRVALNDVLARSLSGINQLESRVNFSGDVHDLSWNVHSNLGEQISTGLTTALTQSWQAGQEHLEAQANQLVKAEMQTLSQSMTSRFQELNEEVKVAQGMLRTVVPQTAGGLPLNGFDLNSLKGVIR, encoded by the coding sequence ATGCGTTGGTCCTATCTTTTATCGCGAGCGGTACTGCTCGGACTATTCTGGGCGATGTTTGTCTTCGTGATCGATCCCCTGCTCCAGCGCGGTGTCGTCTGGGGTGGTAAGGCGGTCTTTCAGGCAGAAGTCGAAGTCGACGATCTCGACACAGGTTTCTTTCCACCCGAGATTGCACTGACGAAGGTCGCTGTCGCCAATACGATCAAACCAGATCACAATCTGTTTGAATTCGATTCCGCCGACATCAAGCTCGACGCCTGGGGAGTCGCGCGTAAAAAGTTGATCGTTGAAGAAGGCAATCTCACCGGCCTGAAATGGGATCGCCCGCGTGACAAGTCGGGAGAATTGGACGAATTGATTGATTGGGAATGGAAGTCGATCGAGGTTCTCAAACAAGCTGCCCTCAACCGGTCGGAAGCGTGGATGAAAGAGGTCATCAGCAAAACCAAAGGAGAACTCGACCCGAATCAACTCGAATCAGTCCGGTTGGCGAAAGAGTTACAGGAAGAATGGAAAACCCGATTCGACGACCTCGAAACCCGCATGCGTAAGGTCGAAGAAGATTATAAACAAATCAAACGGAACATCGATTTTGCCGACAAGAACCCGGTTCAAAAAGTAAAAACCTATGCCCAGTCAGCACAAGAAGCAGATCGGTTATTGAACGAGATCCAATCGATCCAACAAGAATTAAAGCAGTTACCTCAACAGGCAGAGTCCGACTTCCAGAAGGTCGAACTTGCGCGTCTACGAGATCAGGAGCGCCTTAAAAAGAAACTCGACTTTGTACGACTCGATCCGACAGCAATCTCGGAAGCGATGCTGGGCGAAGAACTGGCGGGGCATCTGCAAAGTGCTTTGGAGTGGGGTCGTTGGGTGCAGCAGAACTTCCCCAACACAGATCCCCCGGAACCGGAACGAATGCGGGGAACGACCGTCGAATTCGTGATTGCGGAACCCCTGCCGAGCGTGCTGATTCGCAAATTGAACCTGACGGGAGAACTTTATTATCAACAACAGCCTGAACCGTTCGTTGGTATATTGCAAGGTTGGACAACCGAACCCAAAGTCTACGGAAAACCTCTCGAAATCGAACTCTCATCTCAAGGCTCATTGCAACTGGTTCTGCACGGCACGATTGACCAACGTTCTGACGAAACAGTCAGCCGCATTGCGCTGCGATTCCAGGCCCCTATTCCGCCCGAACAGATGTTTGGAGACCCGAAGGAATTTGCCATCACGTTGGCGGCGCAGTCTTCCTCCATCGAAGCGACGCTGTTACTGAAAGGGGAACAAGCTTCAGGTGAAATCCTGCTCACTCAGGCCCCTGTGGAGATCAAAGGGTTCAGTGCTGATCCAAAACGGGTCGCCTTGAATGACGTCCTCGCACGTTCACTGAGCGGAATCAATCAACTGGAGTCTCGTGTGAATTTCTCGGGCGATGTCCATGATCTGAGCTGGAACGTGCACTCGAATCTGGGTGAGCAAATCTCAACCGGATTGACGACCGCGTTGACTCAATCCTGGCAAGCGGGGCAGGAACATCTGGAAGCCCAGGCGAATCAACTCGTGAAAGCGGAAATGCAAACGCTATCTCAATCGATGACAAGCCGCTTCCAGGAATTGAACGAAGAAGTCAAAGTAGCTCAGGGAATGCTGCGAACAGTCGTCCCCCAGACGGCGGGGGGATTACCACTGAACGGCTTCGATTTGAACAGTCTCAAAGGGGTAATACGGTAG
- a CDS encoding TIGR03546 family protein produces the protein MRLLLSPVRFLVETLTEASNTSQMAWGFTLGMWIGLVPKDNLLAIGLMTLLYMLRVNLSAALMSAFIFSWVGFLLDPLSHRLGEFLLHLPVLESTWTFLYNQPFVPWTNFNNTVVLGSFVVGAIALYPTARYSRPFFEWFTPRCKERLERFRIVRLIQGAEIAASLGEV, from the coding sequence GTGCGATTGTTGCTGTCACCGGTCCGGTTTTTAGTAGAGACTTTGACCGAAGCCTCGAATACGTCTCAAATGGCGTGGGGATTCACACTCGGAATGTGGATCGGACTCGTGCCGAAAGACAATCTGCTGGCGATCGGCCTGATGACTCTCCTCTATATGCTGCGAGTGAATCTTTCCGCCGCATTGATGTCGGCCTTCATCTTTTCGTGGGTAGGGTTTCTACTCGATCCACTGAGTCATCGACTGGGCGAATTCCTTCTGCATTTACCAGTGCTCGAATCGACCTGGACCTTTCTTTACAACCAACCGTTTGTTCCCTGGACGAACTTTAACAATACGGTGGTGCTGGGAAGTTTTGTCGTCGGTGCAATCGCTTTGTATCCAACAGCCCGCTATTCCCGCCCCTTCTTTGAGTGGTTTACTCCCAGGTGTAAAGAGCGTCTGGAGCGTTTTCGAATCGTCCGTCTTATTCAGGGCGCGGAAATCGCAGCCAGTCTAGGGGAGGTGTAA
- a CDS encoding DUF11 domain-containing protein — MQLDPHNRQDVDRQNRRQDVDESDFTLLSLIPGAWLLVRLWFWLMLQWRAVRLHCARAWYHFSRGRSTRQERNRQHRSSGVIAEGSRKVRAAPFVFYQNFRDHRAWLFTTVCGTIGIILLIFLFLRSWWIPTAQAEPEITDLGTSTSEPEFLFITDESAIGDAEIKIHIESLSIVRPPLNEQFVEQTPRMLAPMRRSDEGDIWIAYQERTPVAPAIVESDLNINDYEPTVRFDPPEAEPYFSLDVPEQPAEPLTIEPEPVPEPVEKFTIKKVYPQGSSSKDQPDYFTVQVANEGETHLSQKMFQEDIPQDYRLAEEGRFTHLVQGTLFWTVRDLAPGDRREIRIERIPVVKAPPVELKREPVVQQQPRRSAPKFEPEPEPERPKLRVKVDQPGQVTEGEIVPIRFIVTNAGRARVHNVVLQTTLPDELEYPRGRQLTLNIPEIEPGASRSFRLTTTAVRTGKGAQITKVSGTDFALDVQSPIQVSSRTTKSNPATRRKTPVPAEPVYYVAPMPWYNPCCYQRVSTVWWAPRVW; from the coding sequence GTGCAATTAGATCCCCATAACCGACAAGATGTCGACCGGCAAAACCGCCGTCAGGACGTTGACGAATCCGACTTTACCTTGCTCAGTCTGATACCGGGAGCGTGGCTTCTCGTCCGTCTCTGGTTCTGGTTAATGCTGCAATGGCGGGCCGTGCGCCTGCACTGCGCTCGTGCCTGGTATCATTTCAGTCGTGGACGCTCGACTCGGCAAGAACGGAATCGACAACATCGCTCTTCCGGTGTCATCGCGGAAGGTTCGCGTAAAGTTCGCGCGGCACCCTTCGTGTTCTATCAGAATTTTCGTGACCATCGCGCCTGGTTGTTTACGACCGTTTGCGGGACCATCGGCATTATTCTCTTGATCTTTCTGTTTCTCCGCAGTTGGTGGATTCCAACAGCACAGGCGGAACCAGAAATAACGGATCTGGGGACATCCACGAGTGAACCGGAATTCCTGTTTATCACGGACGAGTCGGCAATTGGTGATGCTGAAATTAAGATTCACATCGAATCACTCAGTATTGTCCGACCTCCATTGAACGAACAATTTGTCGAACAGACTCCACGCATGCTCGCGCCGATGCGCCGCAGCGATGAGGGAGATATCTGGATTGCTTATCAGGAGCGTACGCCTGTCGCCCCCGCCATCGTCGAGTCGGATTTGAACATCAATGATTACGAACCGACCGTTCGATTTGATCCACCGGAAGCAGAGCCTTACTTCAGCCTCGATGTTCCCGAACAGCCAGCAGAACCGTTAACGATTGAGCCGGAACCAGTGCCCGAACCGGTTGAGAAATTCACGATCAAGAAAGTTTACCCCCAAGGGTCTTCTTCTAAAGACCAACCAGACTACTTCACTGTGCAGGTTGCGAATGAAGGGGAGACTCATCTCAGCCAGAAGATGTTTCAGGAAGATATTCCTCAGGACTACCGTCTGGCCGAAGAGGGGCGCTTCACCCATTTAGTACAGGGAACCTTGTTCTGGACTGTTCGCGATCTTGCTCCGGGTGACCGTCGCGAGATCCGAATCGAACGCATTCCCGTCGTTAAAGCTCCTCCCGTCGAGCTGAAACGAGAACCTGTAGTCCAACAGCAACCCCGCCGATCAGCCCCTAAATTTGAACCTGAACCCGAGCCGGAACGGCCTAAACTGCGTGTCAAAGTCGATCAACCCGGACAGGTGACGGAAGGAGAAATCGTACCTATTCGGTTCATCGTGACCAACGCCGGACGCGCCCGTGTGCACAACGTCGTACTGCAAACGACGTTGCCCGACGAACTGGAATATCCTCGTGGTCGGCAACTGACTTTGAACATCCCCGAAATCGAACCGGGAGCCAGTCGCTCTTTCCGATTGACCACTACCGCTGTACGTACGGGTAAAGGGGCTCAGATAACCAAAGTCTCCGGAACTGACTTCGCCCTCGACGTGCAGTCCCCCATTCAGGTGAGCAGTCGCACCACCAAAAGCAACCCCGCCACTCGACGGAAAACTCCTGTACCGGCAGAACCAGTCTACTATGTCGCCCCGATGCCCTGGTACAACCCCTGTTGCTACCAACGCGTCAGCACCGTCTGGTGGGCCCCCCGCGTTTGGTGA
- a CDS encoding phytoene/squalene synthase family protein — protein MPADQVTPPPLTLEQSARYCQQLTRRRAGNFYFAFLTLPKPDRRDMSILYAFMRHCDDIGDDPDKTIEARRTELEQWRTVTNAALAQGDKLEFHSLLPAFVDLVERKAIPHEFLQAVITGVERDLHEGSVQTFEELEDYCYHVAGVVGRCCVHVWGLNPNSRFEDVYPLADSCGLAFQLTNILRDLQEDSLLGRCYLPQGDLDDHQVTRTHLLEGLNDPLFQSLMKFEVARAREYYAQAQALFDHISPTGKPVLGAMIKIYGGILDEIERRHYDVFTKRVSLSYPRKVSIALGAMLRRSKS, from the coding sequence ATGCCTGCTGACCAAGTCACTCCGCCACCGCTCACTCTAGAGCAATCTGCGCGGTACTGTCAGCAATTAACTCGGCGACGGGCGGGCAACTTTTACTTCGCCTTTCTAACTCTTCCCAAACCCGACCGGCGGGACATGTCGATTCTGTATGCCTTCATGCGGCATTGCGACGACATCGGTGACGATCCGGACAAAACCATCGAGGCACGCCGCACTGAACTCGAACAATGGCGAACCGTGACGAATGCAGCCCTTGCTCAGGGCGATAAGCTGGAGTTTCATTCACTGCTCCCCGCCTTCGTTGATCTGGTCGAGCGTAAAGCGATACCTCACGAGTTTTTGCAAGCAGTGATCACTGGCGTCGAACGAGATCTGCACGAAGGCTCGGTCCAAACCTTCGAAGAACTGGAAGACTACTGCTATCACGTCGCGGGTGTCGTCGGTCGTTGTTGTGTGCATGTCTGGGGACTTAATCCGAATAGCCGATTCGAAGACGTCTATCCCCTCGCCGATTCCTGCGGTCTCGCCTTCCAACTGACCAACATTCTCCGCGATCTACAGGAAGACTCGCTATTAGGCCGATGCTATCTTCCGCAGGGAGATTTGGACGATCATCAAGTCACGCGTACACATCTTCTGGAAGGGCTCAATGATCCGCTCTTCCAGTCACTGATGAAATTCGAAGTCGCCCGCGCCCGTGAGTACTATGCCCAGGCCCAGGCCCTCTTTGATCACATTTCCCCTACTGGCAAACCCGTCCTCGGCGCCATGATCAAAATCTATGGTGGCATCCTGGATGAAATCGAACGTCGCCACTACGACGTCTTCACTAAACGGGTTTCGCTGTCGTATCCTCGCAAAGTGAGCATTGCGCTGGGAGCGATGTTGCGCCGAAGCAAATCTTAA
- the hpnC gene encoding squalene synthase HpnC, whose translation MSDYSFKNELLHWGPSAEADPPTLADSQSYCRRITRSHYENFPVVSWLLPRKWHQDFYNVYAWCRWADDLGDEVTPDLAQQVGKTPTELLDWWREELLRSYAGEARHPVTIALTNTIHQCKIPQQPFLDLISAFQQDQVVTEYESWPQLLDYCRRSADPVGRLVLYVCEAFTEERGTWSDSICSGLQVTNFWQDVARDDDKGRIYLPREDREQFGYSREDFNQRLENDSFRELMIFEVNRARELMLAGNPLISQLNGRLKKEIHLFQLGGLRILEKIEQIDYRVWTTRPKLNRSDLPLLLFRAMFGK comes from the coding sequence GTGTCTGATTACTCCTTTAAGAACGAACTGCTCCACTGGGGGCCCTCTGCAGAGGCGGATCCCCCTACTCTTGCGGATAGTCAAAGCTACTGCCGGCGGATTACACGATCCCACTACGAGAATTTTCCCGTAGTCAGCTGGCTGTTGCCCCGAAAATGGCATCAGGACTTCTATAACGTTTACGCGTGGTGCCGCTGGGCGGACGATCTCGGAGACGAAGTCACCCCCGATCTGGCTCAGCAAGTAGGCAAAACTCCCACCGAATTGCTCGACTGGTGGCGAGAAGAGCTACTCCGCAGTTACGCCGGCGAAGCCCGGCACCCCGTGACCATTGCGCTCACCAACACGATTCATCAATGTAAAATCCCTCAACAACCTTTCCTCGATTTGATCTCCGCATTCCAGCAGGATCAAGTCGTCACGGAATATGAATCCTGGCCGCAATTGCTTGATTACTGTCGACGAAGTGCCGACCCGGTGGGTCGACTGGTGCTCTATGTCTGCGAAGCTTTTACGGAGGAACGAGGCACCTGGTCCGACAGCATCTGCAGTGGATTACAAGTCACGAACTTCTGGCAGGATGTTGCTCGCGATGATGACAAAGGACGAATTTACCTACCTCGGGAAGACCGTGAGCAATTTGGGTATTCACGCGAAGACTTCAACCAACGCCTGGAGAACGACTCCTTCCGGGAGCTAATGATTTTTGAAGTGAACAGAGCCCGCGAATTAATGCTCGCCGGTAACCCGCTGATCTCTCAGTTGAACGGTCGGTTGAAAAAAGAGATTCACCTCTTTCAATTGGGCGGGCTGAGGATTCTCGAAAAGATTGAGCAGATCGATTACCGGGTCTGGACCACCCGACCCAAACTGAACCGCAGTGACCTCCCCCTGCTTCTCTTCCGAGCCATGTTCGGAAAATAA